In a genomic window of Homo sapiens chromosome 22, GRCh38.p14 Primary Assembly:
- the SNAP29 gene encoding synaptosomal-associated protein 29: MSAYPKSYNPFDDDGEDEGARPAPWRDARDLPDGPDAPADRQQYLRQEVLRRAEATAASTSRSLALMYESEKVGVASSEELARQRGVLERTEKMVDKMDQDLKISQKHINSIKSVFGGLVNYFKSKPVETPPEQNGTLTSQPNNRLKEAISTSKEQEAKYQASHPNLRKLDDTDPVPRGAGSAMSTDAYPKNPHLRAYHQKIDSNLDELSMGLGRLKDIALGMQTEIEEQDDILDRLTTKVDKLDVNIKSTERKVRQL, encoded by the exons ATGTCAGCTTACCCTAAAAGCTACAATCCGTTCGACGACGACGGGGAGGACGAAGGCGCCCGGCCGGCCCCTTGGAGGGACGCCCGAGACCTCCCCGACGGGCCCGACGCGCCCGCGGACAGGCAGCAGTACTTGCGGCAGGAGGTCCTCCGCAGGGCTGAGGCCACGGCCGCCAGCACCAGCAGGTCCCTGGCCCTCATGTACGAGTCCGAGAAGGTTGGGGTCGCCTCTTCCGAG GAGCTCGCCCGTCAGCGAGGAGTCCTGGAGCGCACAGAGAAGATGGTGGACAAGATGGACCAAGATTTGAAGATCAGCCAGAAACACATCAATAGCATTAAGAGCGTGTTTGGGGGGCTGGTCAATTACTTCAAATCCAAACCAGTAGAGACCCCACCTGAACAGAATGGCACCCTCACCTCCCAGCCCAACAACAG ATTGAAAGAAGCTATAAGTACAAGTAAAGAACAGGAAGCAAAGTACCAGGCCAGCCACCCAAACCTTAGAAAGCTGGATGATACAG ACCCTGTCCCCAGAGGGGCTGGTTCTGCCATGAGTACTGATGCTTACCCAAAGAACCCACACCTTCGAGCCTATCACCAGAAGATCGACAGCAACCTAG ATGAGCTGTCCATGGGACTGGGTCGTCTGAAGGACATAGCCCTGGGGATGCAGACAGAAATTGAGGAGCAAGATGACATTCTTGACCGGCTGACAACCAAAGTGGACAAGTTAGATGTCAACATAAaaagcacagaaagaaaagtTCGACAACTCTGA